The following proteins come from a genomic window of Polaribacter dokdonensis:
- a CDS encoding LytR/AlgR family response regulator transcription factor, translating into MKIVIVEDEQLAAEKLERYLLKYNTENKIVVVLTSITDAVSWFNTNIDYDVIFMDIQLTDGLSFEIFNQTKINKPVIFSTAFDEYAVDAFKVNSIDYILKPITFTDISKAMNKLKQMQSIFSSESIAVITNDLQKKKTKDRFLVRLGNHIHSIKTEDIALFYAEGRTVYLITKEQKRFILDFKLEDVHNLLSSQSFFRVNRSFIVNINSIKDVLVFSNSRLKITSKVNVDKEIIVSREKVSAFKTWLEGI; encoded by the coding sequence ATGAAAATAGTTATTGTAGAAGATGAGCAATTAGCTGCTGAAAAGTTAGAGCGTTATTTATTAAAATATAATACAGAAAATAAAATAGTAGTTGTTTTAACTAGTATAACAGATGCAGTAAGCTGGTTTAATACGAATATAGATTATGATGTTATTTTTATGGATATCCAATTGACAGATGGTTTAAGTTTTGAAATTTTTAATCAGACAAAAATTAATAAACCAGTAATTTTTTCAACTGCTTTTGATGAATATGCTGTAGATGCTTTTAAAGTAAATAGTATTGATTATATCCTGAAGCCGATAACCTTTACAGATATTTCTAAGGCTATGAATAAATTAAAACAAATGCAATCTATATTTAGCTCTGAATCTATTGCTGTTATTACGAATGATCTTCAAAAAAAGAAAACAAAAGATCGATTTTTAGTTCGTTTAGGAAATCATATCCATTCAATAAAAACAGAAGATATTGCGTTGTTTTATGCAGAGGGTAGAACAGTTTATTTGATCACCAAAGAGCAGAAAAGGTTTATACTTGATTTTAAATTAGAAGATGTTCATAATCTGTTGAGTAGTCAATCATTTTTTAGAGTAAATCGTTCTTTTATTGTAAATATTAATAGCATAAAAGATGTTTTGGTATTTTCTAATAGCAGGCTTAAAATAACATCTAAAGTTAATGTTGATAAAGAAATAATTGTAAGTAGAGAAAAAGTTTCTGCCTTTAAAACATGGTTAGAAGGTATTTAG
- the msrB gene encoding peptide-methionine (R)-S-oxide reductase MsrB: MKKIAILLILVLTISCAGNAQNTKKEENKTYKVEKTASEWKKLLSPQEYYVLREAGTERPFTSPLNKNYKEGTFVCAACKTPLYKSEHKFDSGTGWPSFDRAIKGNVELDVDYKIGYARTELKCNTCGGHLGHSFDDGPAKTTGKRHCINGVALNFIPKEQ, translated from the coding sequence ATGAAAAAAATAGCAATTTTACTCATTTTAGTACTAACTATAAGTTGTGCAGGCAATGCTCAAAACACAAAAAAAGAAGAAAATAAAACCTACAAGGTAGAAAAAACAGCTTCTGAATGGAAAAAATTACTTTCTCCTCAAGAGTATTATGTGTTGAGAGAAGCAGGAACAGAAAGACCTTTTACAAGTCCTTTAAACAAAAACTATAAAGAAGGCACCTTTGTTTGTGCTGCTTGTAAAACACCTTTGTATAAATCAGAACATAAATTTGATTCAGGTACAGGTTGGCCTTCATTTGATAGAGCTATTAAAGGCAATGTAGAACTAGATGTAGATTACAAAATTGGTTATGCAAGAACAGAGTTGAAATGTAATACTTGTGGTGGTCATTTAGGGCATTCTTTTGATGATGGCCCTGCCAAAACAACTGGTAAACGTCATTGCATCAATGGAGTTGCTTTAAATTTTATTCCAAAAGAGCAATAA
- a CDS encoding alpha/beta hydrolase family protein has protein sequence MNSFFNQPKFESNLAIPKAFKLAIKALSLISTQLTLKITSSLFAKPIVFATPKRELGMLQSSQVKKLQIQGTSKNINVLSYGFSDKKVLLAHGWSGRSTQLYMIANYLLEQGYMVISFDAPAHGSSSGKSTNLIEYIEAVKAIHYEYGPFDAAVGHSFGGMVLMNVQAECSAFKCLVTVGAADKVSKIFYNFANNIGLDNSFGKKFIARFEKKLNIQLDDKATSIVAKKITIPALIVHDVLDGDVSVSCATSIRQSLQKGALLITQGLGHTKILRNKEIALRIVNFIKQHT, from the coding sequence ATGAATTCCTTTTTTAACCAACCCAAATTTGAATCTAATTTAGCCATTCCTAAAGCTTTTAAGTTGGCTATTAAGGCCTTATCTCTTATTTCTACCCAACTCACACTAAAAATTACGAGTAGTCTATTTGCTAAACCTATAGTATTTGCGACCCCAAAAAGAGAACTAGGTATGCTGCAAAGTTCTCAGGTAAAAAAGTTACAAATACAAGGTACTAGTAAAAATATAAATGTTTTGTCTTATGGCTTTTCTGATAAAAAAGTATTACTTGCTCATGGTTGGTCAGGTAGATCTACACAATTATATATGATTGCCAATTATTTATTAGAACAGGGTTATATGGTTATTTCTTTTGATGCGCCTGCTCATGGTTCCTCTTCTGGTAAATCAACCAATCTCATAGAATATATAGAAGCAGTTAAAGCCATACATTATGAATATGGACCATTTGATGCAGCTGTAGGTCATTCTTTTGGAGGTATGGTTTTAATGAATGTGCAAGCTGAATGTAGTGCTTTTAAATGTTTAGTAACAGTGGGTGCTGCAGATAAAGTTTCTAAAATATTCTATAATTTTGCAAATAATATAGGCTTAGACAATTCTTTTGGTAAAAAGTTTATAGCTCGTTTTGAAAAAAAACTAAACATCCAACTAGATGATAAAGCAACAAGTATAGTTGCCAAAAAAATTACTATTCCTGCTTTAATTGTTCACGATGTTTTAGATGGAGATGTTTCTGTAAGTTGTGCCACTAGTATTCGTCAAAGTTTACAGAAGGGTGCTCTTCTAATTACACAAGGTTTAGGGCACACCAAAATTTTAAGAAATAAAGAAATCGCATTAAGAATCGTAAATTTTATAAAACAACATACATGA
- the folD gene encoding bifunctional methylenetetrahydrofolate dehydrogenase/methenyltetrahydrofolate cyclohydrolase FolD, with protein MILLDGKKTSADIKEEIALEVTELKDKGHKTPHLAAIIVGNDGASITYVNAKVKACERVGFESTLIRLSEDISEEDLLNEIAVLNVDNDIDGFIVQLPLPKHIDEQKVIMAVHPDKDVDGFHPTNVGKMALNLPTFISATPFGILELLERYNVETSGKHVVVLGRSHIVGSPMSILLSQKRKVGNATVTMCHSRTKNLKEITLQADIIIAAIGIPEFVKADMVKDNVTVIDVGITRIADSSKKRGFRLIGDVAFDEVAAKSEFITPVPGGVGPMTIAMLLKNTLLACKRKNK; from the coding sequence ATGATATTATTAGATGGCAAAAAAACTTCTGCAGACATTAAAGAAGAAATAGCCTTAGAAGTAACAGAATTAAAAGACAAAGGTCATAAAACACCTCATTTAGCCGCAATTATTGTAGGTAATGATGGTGCAAGTATAACTTACGTAAATGCAAAAGTAAAAGCTTGTGAACGAGTTGGTTTCGAGTCTACTCTAATACGATTATCTGAAGATATTTCTGAAGAAGATTTATTAAATGAAATTGCTGTTCTTAATGTAGATAATGATATTGATGGTTTTATTGTACAACTACCTTTACCAAAACATATAGATGAGCAAAAAGTAATTATGGCTGTTCATCCTGATAAAGATGTAGACGGATTTCATCCAACCAATGTTGGTAAAATGGCTTTAAACTTGCCTACCTTTATTTCTGCAACACCTTTTGGCATTTTAGAACTGTTAGAAAGATACAATGTAGAAACATCTGGTAAGCACGTTGTTGTTTTAGGTAGAAGTCATATTGTTGGTAGCCCAATGAGTATTCTTTTGTCTCAGAAAAGAAAAGTAGGTAATGCTACTGTAACTATGTGTCATAGTAGAACTAAAAACCTAAAAGAAATTACATTACAAGCAGATATTATTATTGCTGCTATTGGTATACCAGAATTTGTAAAAGCAGATATGGTAAAAGATAATGTTACTGTTATAGATGTAGGTATTACTAGAATAGCAGACTCCAGCAAAAAAAGAGGCTTTAGATTAATTGGTGATGTAGCTTTTGATGAAGTTGCTGCAAAATCAGAATTTATAACACCAGTACCTGGTGGAGTTGGGCCAATGACCATAGCTATGTTATTAAAGAATACTTTACTAGCTTGTAAACGCAAGAACAAGTAA
- a CDS encoding DinB family protein: MDKVDIANLLEEKHKELFDWLKENPRDIWMEGPEGKWTTGQHILHLVDSIQLLNNALSYPRFFLKYKFGVANRESRDYETVANKYQDKLIANKDRAAKFNKDLKKPTLKQRDRLLTRYQIQQKKLQYKTKKISEKNLDTLIVPHPLMGKMTIREIIMWTAHHTEHHLNSLKLYY; this comes from the coding sequence ATGGATAAAGTTGACATTGCCAATTTATTAGAAGAAAAACACAAAGAACTTTTTGATTGGCTCAAAGAGAACCCCAGAGATATTTGGATGGAGGGTCCTGAAGGAAAATGGACCACAGGTCAGCACATTTTACATTTGGTAGATAGCATTCAACTCTTAAATAATGCCTTAAGTTATCCAAGATTTTTCTTGAAATACAAGTTTGGTGTAGCCAACAGAGAAAGTAGAGATTATGAAACTGTCGCTAATAAATATCAAGACAAATTGATAGCTAATAAAGACAGAGCTGCAAAGTTTAATAAGGATTTGAAAAAACCTACGTTAAAACAAAGAGATCGATTGTTAACTCGTTATCAAATCCAACAAAAAAAGTTACAATACAAGACTAAAAAAATTAGCGAGAAAAATTTAGACACTTTAATAGTACCTCATCCTCTTATGGGTAAAATGACTATAAGAGAAATTATTATGTGGACAGCACATCACACAGAACATCACTTAAATTCCTTAAAATTATATTACTAG
- a CDS encoding sensor histidine kinase — translation MKKYFFIAFLGALLGISICYFILYSELQETLNFSFTFGFYGGVLGVFALVSLVKIAEILNKYFPWHQNVGVRLFVGFLVHFVYLFILIVSSFYIHEWFFNRNNDFFLNHNAAFIKLGIVFLIFSLIFEVIYFALYSYYSFSKFQIETVKQERKQIELQLNALKSQLSPHFLFNSLNTISSLIHKDEHKASLFVRKLASMYDAILKSYHQKLITIEEELAFLNSYNYLLETRFQDKYSCNIQIDDALLSSKIPPLTLQMLVENAVKHNQFSKEQPLLVSITSSESKIIITNNITKAALHITSFNIGLDNINSRYLLLINEAISVIKDKSFRVQIPIIR, via the coding sequence TTGAAAAAGTATTTCTTTATTGCTTTCTTGGGTGCACTTTTAGGTATTTCAATATGTTATTTTATCCTTTATAGTGAATTACAAGAAACGCTAAATTTTTCGTTTACTTTTGGTTTTTATGGTGGTGTTTTAGGTGTATTTGCACTGGTTTCACTAGTGAAAATTGCAGAAATTCTTAATAAGTATTTTCCTTGGCATCAAAATGTAGGAGTTCGTCTGTTTGTTGGGTTTTTAGTACATTTTGTGTATTTGTTTATACTTATAGTCAGTTCTTTTTATATACATGAGTGGTTTTTTAATAGAAATAACGACTTTTTTCTAAATCATAATGCTGCATTTATAAAATTGGGTATTGTGTTTTTAATATTCTCTCTAATTTTTGAAGTTATTTACTTTGCTTTGTATTCTTACTATTCTTTTTCTAAATTCCAGATAGAAACTGTAAAACAAGAAAGAAAGCAAATCGAATTACAATTAAATGCTTTAAAATCTCAATTAAGTCCGCATTTTTTGTTTAATAGTTTAAACACAATTTCATCGCTAATTCATAAAGATGAGCACAAAGCAAGTTTATTTGTTAGAAAATTAGCATCCATGTATGATGCTATTTTAAAAAGTTATCATCAAAAATTAATAACTATTGAGGAAGAGTTAGCGTTTTTAAATTCTTATAATTACTTACTAGAAACTCGTTTTCAAGACAAATATTCTTGTAATATTCAAATAGATGATGCATTACTATCTTCTAAAATTCCGCCTTTAACATTACAGATGCTGGTAGAAAATGCTGTAAAGCATAATCAATTTTCAAAAGAACAACCTTTGTTGGTAAGTATTACATCATCAGAATCTAAAATAATAATCACAAATAATATTACGAAAGCTGCACTACACATCACTTCATTCAATATTGGGTTAGATAATATTAACTCACGTTATTTACTTTTGATAAATGAAGCCATATCTGTAATCAAGGATAAAAGTTTCAGAGTACAAATTCCGATAATTAGATGA
- a CDS encoding MFS transporter, which yields MFKKGDQKLINAWAFYDWANSVYSLVISTAVFPLYYSAVTEGETVSFLGMDWDHPDSLYSYALSFSFLVVAFISPILSGIADYTGSKKKFMKFFCLVGSLSVMSLYFFDGLDTVWIGIVFTILASIGFWASLVFYNAYLPEVANPEQQDRASAKGFMYGYVGSIILLIINLIMIQKPDLFGISASLASRLSFVMVGLWWLGFAQITFKKLPDDIYNKKPEKDYIWKGFRELKIVAKEVVNYPTLKRFLISFFLLSVGVQTIILLATIFGSTELGLETIDLIVTVLLIQVVAILGAFLFSRLSESKGNFFALKVTIVIWMVVCFCAFMLHKDLPNVSIYFYSLGAILGLVLGAIQSLTRSTYSKLLPETEDHATYFSFYDVTEKIAIVLGTFVYGLLYAITDSMQWSVLCLAFFFLASFIILSTLKRTKYVS from the coding sequence ATGTTTAAAAAAGGTGATCAAAAACTAATCAATGCTTGGGCTTTTTATGATTGGGCAAACTCTGTATATTCTTTAGTAATTAGTACAGCAGTTTTTCCTTTGTATTACAGTGCAGTAACAGAAGGTGAAACTGTTTCTTTTTTAGGTATGGATTGGGATCATCCAGATAGTTTATACAGCTATGCTTTATCATTTTCATTTTTGGTAGTTGCTTTTATATCACCAATTTTATCTGGTATTGCAGATTATACAGGAAGCAAAAAGAAGTTTATGAAATTCTTCTGTCTTGTTGGGAGTTTGTCTGTAATGAGTTTGTATTTCTTTGATGGATTAGATACAGTTTGGATAGGAATTGTGTTTACAATCTTAGCAAGTATTGGTTTTTGGGCAAGTTTAGTTTTTTACAATGCCTATTTGCCAGAAGTTGCAAACCCAGAGCAACAAGATAGAGCAAGTGCAAAAGGATTTATGTATGGTTATGTGGGTTCTATTATTCTGTTAATCATTAACTTAATAATGATTCAGAAACCAGATTTATTTGGTATATCTGCTTCTTTAGCATCAAGATTGTCTTTTGTGATGGTTGGTCTGTGGTGGTTAGGATTTGCACAAATAACATTTAAAAAATTACCTGATGATATTTATAATAAAAAACCAGAGAAAGATTATATATGGAAAGGCTTTAGAGAATTAAAAATTGTGGCAAAAGAAGTGGTTAATTACCCTACATTAAAACGTTTTTTAATTTCTTTTTTTCTGCTAAGTGTTGGTGTGCAAACCATTATTTTATTAGCTACTATTTTTGGCTCTACAGAGCTTGGCTTAGAAACCATAGATTTAATAGTTACAGTATTATTAATTCAGGTTGTTGCTATTTTAGGGGCATTCTTATTTTCGAGATTATCTGAAAGTAAAGGTAACTTCTTTGCGCTTAAAGTAACTATTGTTATTTGGATGGTTGTGTGTTTTTGTGCATTTATGTTGCATAAAGATTTACCCAATGTTTCTATTTACTTTTACTCTTTAGGTGCTATTTTAGGGCTAGTTCTAGGGGCAATACAATCTTTAACAAGATCTACCTATTCTAAATTACTCCCAGAAACAGAAGATCATGCAACGTATTTTAGCTTTTATGATGTAACTGAAAAAATAGCTATTGTATTAGGGACTTTTGTATACGGTTTACTTTATGCTATTACAGACTCTATGCAATGGTCTGTATTATGTTTGGCTTTCTTTTTCTTGGCGTCTTTTATTATATTAAGTACTTTAAAACGCACCAAATACGTTAGCTAA
- a CDS encoding M48 family metallopeptidase, producing MKKIITLVLTVFLFVECSTVPITGRKRVNFVSDSQVLPASFAQYNNFLEENKLSTNRAMSNQVKNVGKNISAAVDRFMRANNMVEEANNYKWEFNLVEDQTVNAWCLPGGKVVFYTGIMPICDNEDGVAAVMGHEVAHAFAKHGQERMSQGQLQQIGGLAVALGTSSQNPETQQLWNTAFGIGSGLGMLKFSRTHEEEADRLGLVFMIMAGYEGTEAAEVWVRMSQRAGGGSQGPEILSTHPHNESRIQDLRAYLPTARKLAAQYNAPQKS from the coding sequence ATGAAAAAAATAATAACATTAGTGCTTACCGTTTTTCTATTTGTAGAATGTAGTACAGTGCCAATTACAGGAAGAAAGAGAGTAAATTTTGTAAGCGATTCTCAAGTATTACCAGCAAGTTTTGCTCAATATAATAACTTTTTAGAAGAAAATAAATTATCTACAAATAGAGCTATGAGTAACCAAGTTAAAAATGTTGGTAAAAATATTTCAGCAGCTGTAGATCGTTTCATGAGAGCTAATAATATGGTAGAAGAAGCTAATAATTATAAATGGGAGTTTAATTTAGTTGAAGATCAAACTGTTAACGCTTGGTGTTTGCCAGGAGGTAAAGTTGTATTTTATACTGGAATAATGCCAATTTGTGATAATGAGGATGGAGTTGCAGCAGTTATGGGACATGAGGTTGCACATGCTTTTGCAAAACATGGACAAGAAAGAATGTCTCAAGGACAATTGCAACAAATAGGTGGTTTGGCTGTGGCTTTAGGAACATCTTCCCAAAACCCAGAAACACAGCAATTATGGAATACTGCTTTTGGTATCGGTTCTGGTTTAGGAATGTTAAAATTTAGTAGAACCCATGAAGAAGAGGCAGATAGATTAGGATTGGTATTTATGATTATGGCTGGTTATGAAGGTACTGAAGCTGCAGAGGTTTGGGTAAGAATGAGCCAAAGAGCAGGTGGAGGTAGTCAAGGACCAGAAATTTTAAGTACACACCCACACAATGAATCTAGAATTCAAGATTTAAGAGCATATTTACCAACTGCAAGAAAATTAGCAGCTCAATATAATGCACCACAAAAAAGTTAA
- a CDS encoding histidine kinase: MRKLFVHQPLFRLLSPLFSGFIVYLLLLLLNNNVGQIQEEFFNSELYFCIGLCYLIQEFSRLLLLLFKHFFSNSLSAITIIVQIVVSLFLCVLLSTIAINLFFEFVLGFSVTIDEIYVFDSILCVITFFYILLYISHQYLYTINTDKLNQELLIKKNIEEDFRQFKRGINPNLLFESLEFLLVLIKTDKEQSDDFIDNLATIYRYILSKKNEQLIEFFEELEGVHNLVALLNYLPNTEIKIQNKCKSHFLVVPGSLLLLIEQIARTSIASRKIPIAINITEETKFLIVSYLINDKINDKLSYKDLKDIIRTYKIYSKEKITILEDTQIRQIKIPRLEIQSEL; this comes from the coding sequence ATGAGAAAATTATTTGTACATCAACCATTGTTTAGACTTTTAAGCCCATTATTTTCTGGGTTTATTGTTTATCTCTTGTTACTATTATTAAATAATAATGTTGGGCAAATTCAGGAAGAATTTTTTAATTCAGAATTATATTTCTGTATTGGATTATGTTATTTAATTCAAGAGTTTTCTCGATTGTTACTATTACTATTCAAACACTTTTTCTCAAATAGCTTGTCTGCAATTACAATTATTGTTCAAATAGTAGTTTCACTTTTTTTATGTGTTTTATTATCTACTATTGCCATTAATTTGTTTTTTGAATTCGTTTTGGGCTTTTCAGTCACTATTGATGAAATTTATGTTTTTGATAGTATACTTTGTGTCATTACCTTTTTTTATATCTTACTATATATTAGTCATCAATATTTGTATACAATAAATACAGATAAGCTAAACCAAGAGCTATTAATCAAAAAGAATATTGAAGAAGATTTTAGGCAATTTAAAAGAGGAATTAACCCTAATTTACTTTTTGAAAGTTTAGAGTTTTTATTAGTATTAATTAAAACAGATAAAGAGCAATCTGATGATTTTATTGATAATTTGGCTACTATTTACAGATACATCTTATCAAAAAAAAATGAACAGTTAATTGAATTTTTTGAAGAATTAGAAGGAGTACATAATTTAGTGGCTTTATTAAATTATTTACCAAACACCGAGATAAAAATTCAAAATAAATGTAAGTCTCACTTTTTAGTAGTTCCAGGAAGTTTATTACTTCTAATAGAACAAATTGCTAGAACATCAATAGCGTCAAGAAAAATTCCAATAGCTATAAATATTACAGAAGAAACTAAGTTTTTAATAGTCTCTTATTTGATAAATGATAAGATAAATGATAAACTATCTTACAAAGATTTAAAGGATATAATAAGAACTTATAAAATATATTCTAAAGAAAAAATTACAATTTTAGAAGATACTCAGATTAGACAAATCAAAATACCAAGATTAGAAATACAATCAGAATTATGA
- the ffh gene encoding signal recognition particle protein, with protein MFNNLSDKLDKALHTLKGHGQITEINVAETLKEVRRALLDADVNFKIAKEFTKKVQTEAIGQDVLTTLNPGQLMVKLVKDELTKLMGGETVGINLGGSPTVILMSGLQGSGKTTFSGKLANYLKTKKSKQVLLVGCDVYRPAAINQLQVVGEQIGVEVYAEVGNNNPVEISENAIKHAKANGKNVVIIDTAGRLAVDQEMMTEISNIHKAITPQETLFVVDSMTGQDAVNTAKAFNDILNFDGVVLTKLDGDTRGGAALSIKSVVNKPIKFIGTGEKMEAIDVFYPDRMADRILGMGDVISLVERAQDQYDEEEARKLQKKIAKNQFGFDDFLNQIQQIKKMGSMKDLVGMIPGAGKAMKDVDIDDDAFKGIEAIIHSMTPKERSMPSTINASRKKRIAKGSGTSIQEVNQLMKQFNQMSKMMKMMQGGGGKKMMQMMQGMRS; from the coding sequence ATGTTTAATAATTTAAGTGATAAATTAGATAAAGCCTTACACACCTTAAAAGGTCATGGGCAAATAACAGAGATTAATGTTGCAGAAACTTTAAAAGAAGTTAGAAGAGCATTATTAGATGCCGATGTTAATTTTAAAATAGCCAAAGAATTTACCAAAAAGGTACAAACAGAAGCTATTGGACAAGATGTTTTAACCACATTAAACCCAGGTCAATTAATGGTTAAATTGGTTAAAGATGAGTTAACCAAATTAATGGGTGGTGAAACTGTTGGTATTAACCTTGGTGGTTCACCTACTGTTATCTTAATGTCTGGTTTACAAGGTTCTGGTAAAACTACGTTTTCTGGTAAACTTGCCAATTATTTAAAAACTAAAAAATCTAAGCAAGTATTATTAGTAGGTTGTGATGTATATAGACCTGCAGCCATAAATCAATTACAAGTAGTTGGTGAGCAAATTGGTGTTGAAGTGTATGCAGAAGTTGGTAACAATAACCCTGTAGAAATTTCTGAAAATGCTATAAAACATGCCAAAGCAAATGGTAAAAATGTGGTTATTATTGATACTGCAGGACGTTTAGCTGTAGATCAAGAAATGATGACAGAGATTTCTAACATCCATAAAGCAATAACGCCACAAGAAACTTTATTTGTTGTAGATTCTATGACTGGGCAAGATGCTGTAAATACAGCAAAAGCTTTTAACGATATCTTAAATTTTGATGGTGTTGTACTTACCAAATTAGATGGAGATACAAGAGGTGGTGCTGCATTATCTATTAAATCTGTAGTAAACAAACCAATTAAGTTTATTGGTACAGGTGAAAAAATGGAAGCCATTGATGTATTCTATCCAGATAGAATGGCTGATCGTATTTTGGGAATGGGTGATGTTATTTCTTTAGTAGAAAGAGCACAAGACCAATATGATGAAGAAGAAGCTAGAAAATTACAAAAGAAGATTGCTAAAAATCAATTTGGTTTTGATGATTTCTTAAATCAGATTCAGCAGATTAAAAAGATGGGTAGCATGAAGGATTTAGTGGGTATGATTCCTGGTGCAGGTAAAGCCATGAAAGATGTAGATATAGATGATGATGCATTTAAGGGTATAGAAGCTATAATACACTCTATGACACCTAAAGAAAGAAGCATGCCATCTACCATAAATGCAAGCAGAAAGAAAAGAATTGCAAAAGGTTCAGGTACTTCTATTCAAGAAGTAAATCAATTAATGAAGCAATTCAACCAAATGAGCAAAATGATGAAGATGATGCAAGGTGGTGGAGGCAAAAAAATGATGCAAATGATGCAGGGTATGCGTTCATAA
- a CDS encoding CDP-alcohol phosphatidyltransferase family protein produces MSKLPKEYQFLDLSDYGRPVAKVIAKSLKNTSITPIDVTLAFIISGLLGVYFIFENHYFFAAFFIIFKSILDAADGELARIKDTPSYTGRFFDSIADIILNFIIIISIWQLTNIHIGFALLAFFGIQLQGTLYNYYYVILRNRFNGDTTSRVFEDTTPIALKGETQKSVNILFGIYKKLYGVFDEIIYALDRNAPNGKPLPNWLMSCISTFGLGFQLLIISALLILDLKEIIIPFFIMYSGLIFVYILIRRIFFS; encoded by the coding sequence ATGTCTAAATTACCTAAAGAATATCAATTTTTAGATTTATCAGATTATGGCAGACCTGTTGCTAAAGTAATTGCCAAATCTCTTAAAAACACAAGTATTACTCCCATAGATGTTACATTAGCCTTTATTATATCTGGATTGTTGGGCGTTTATTTTATATTTGAAAACCACTACTTCTTTGCTGCATTTTTTATCATCTTTAAATCAATTTTAGATGCTGCAGATGGTGAACTTGCCAGAATAAAAGACACACCTTCTTACACTGGACGTTTTTTTGATTCTATTGCAGATATTATTCTAAACTTTATCATAATCATAAGTATTTGGCAATTAACCAACATACATATTGGGTTTGCTTTGTTGGCTTTTTTTGGTATACAATTGCAAGGTACTTTGTATAACTATTATTATGTTATTCTAAGAAATCGTTTTAATGGTGATACTACAAGCAGGGTTTTTGAAGATACTACACCAATTGCATTAAAAGGAGAAACTCAAAAATCTGTAAATATTTTATTCGGTATTTATAAAAAATTATATGGTGTTTTTGATGAAATTATTTATGCTTTAGATAGAAATGCCCCAAATGGAAAACCATTACCTAATTGGTTAATGTCTTGTATCTCAACATTTGGTTTAGGCTTTCAACTGCTAATTATAAGCGCTTTATTGATTTTAGATTTAAAAGAAATTATCATTCCTTTTTTTATCATGTATTCAGGCTTAATCTTTGTATACATTCTTATTAGAAGAATATTCTTTAGCTAA